The Opitutales bacterium region GTGAGGATCTGTTGCTAGGTCGGTGTATTTCCGAATTTCAATTGATCCCTCAGTCCCAAGGACAAACACTCGGCCATCTCCAAATGCCCGCACTCCGTCAGCAGAAAACCAGTCGATACGTGTATAGCAAGATACTCCATTACTGAGAGTCAGCGACGCCTCACCAAAGTCCTCTAAACCGGGCTTATCGGGATTCTCAAAGTTGTCGACACGGGCGTAATTAATCGTGGCGTCTCGAGCACCTCCATAAGCTAAAAACTGTTCGAATTGGTGAGAGCCTATGTCAGTCAAGATTCCGCCATACTTTTCTTTATCAAAAAACCAATCCGGTCGGAGGTTCTTGTTCAAGGTATGTGGCGCTAAAATCAACACCTGCAAGACTCTGCCGATGGCTCCTTGGTTGATCAAATCCGTAGCATGCCAAGCAGACTCGGTGTGTAGACGCTCAGAAAAGTCACAGAAATACTTTTTCTTCGTATCCGCGACCACTTTTCTGACCTCCTCAAGCTGCTCCAATGTCGTAAATGGAGACTTGTCTGTGTAATAATCCTTGCCGGCTTGCATTACTTGAATCCCGATCGATGAGCGCTCGCTCGGGACCGCAGCGGCAGTGACCAGATGAACCTCAGGGT contains the following coding sequences:
- a CDS encoding Gfo/Idh/MocA family oxidoreductase: MSDDDMKGMMRAPKAEKPEPVVETGEFIFAAAFFDHGHINGQTNGLRDAGGVCKWAWDPDPKKLDQFLEKHPEVARASSFEQILEDPEVHLVTAAAVPSERSSIGIQVMQAGKDYYTDKSPFTTLEQLEEVRKVVADTKKKYFCDFSERLHTESAWHATDLINQGAIGRVLQVLILAPHTLNKNLRPDWFFDKEKYGGILTDIGSHQFEQFLAYGGARDATINYARVDNFENPDKPGLEDFGEASLTLSNGVSCYTRIDWFSADGVRAFGDGRVFVLGTEGSIEIRKYTDLATDPHEKQIIYLCDHKGEHRIPCKGRIGYPFYGQFVLDCLNRTEHAMDQDYVFKAAELSMLAQKFADESRSS